In the Deinococcus aerolatus genome, one interval contains:
- a CDS encoding S1C family serine protease, giving the protein MTLKATAAATALLLGGLAVGLAGCDTGPQQTAGTQPTTQTSPAQTPPAQTAPAPTAPEQPAPTQTAANPTGAASTPGGDSASIAPDALGLEAGAMLQSEQNTIDVVSRFEPGLVYISTEQQVTAQDLFGMMGGGAQVQQGVGSGFFVNDAGDILTNFHVVAGDGRGASRITVRLMNQEKSVEAKVIGLAPQYDLALIRAEGLDKALIRPIPLGDSDTLKVGQKAIAMGAPFGLAFSVSQGIVSSTARQIPIGFSGTGEGITQKAIQTDAAINPGNSGGPLLNSAGEVIGINTQILSPAGQATGVGQSAGVGFAIPINAAKNLLPRLQAADGGVVTLPRIGIVVGLLVQGPQGALPVGLGLLSSQGKQQLKLPDTGLVVGQVQPGTPAARAGLRGGTSEQQFRGGVVSLGGDVITSADGQPVDALEDLQAALINKTQGDTVTLTVVRGSQQREVKVTLDAAAFE; this is encoded by the coding sequence GCCGGCTGCGACACGGGGCCGCAGCAGACAGCAGGCACGCAGCCCACCACCCAGACCTCCCCAGCGCAGACGCCCCCAGCGCAGACGGCCCCTGCACCAACGGCACCCGAGCAGCCCGCACCCACACAGACGGCGGCAAACCCCACAGGGGCGGCCTCCACCCCAGGCGGCGACTCCGCCAGCATCGCCCCAGACGCGCTGGGGCTGGAAGCGGGCGCGATGCTGCAATCCGAGCAGAACACCATCGACGTGGTGAGCCGCTTCGAGCCGGGGCTGGTGTACATCAGCACCGAGCAGCAGGTGACGGCGCAGGACCTCTTCGGCATGATGGGCGGCGGGGCGCAGGTGCAGCAGGGCGTGGGCAGCGGCTTTTTTGTCAACGACGCCGGAGACATCCTGACCAACTTTCACGTCGTGGCGGGCGATGGGCGTGGGGCCAGCCGGATCACCGTCCGGCTGATGAACCAGGAAAAGAGCGTGGAGGCAAAAGTCATTGGTCTCGCCCCGCAGTACGATCTGGCGCTGATCCGCGCCGAGGGCCTGGACAAGGCGCTGATCCGGCCCATTCCGCTGGGTGACAGCGACACCCTCAAGGTGGGGCAGAAGGCCATCGCCATGGGCGCTCCCTTTGGTCTGGCCTTCAGCGTGTCGCAGGGCATCGTGAGCAGCACCGCGCGCCAGATTCCCATCGGGTTTTCGGGTACTGGCGAGGGCATCACGCAGAAGGCCATCCAGACCGACGCGGCCATCAATCCCGGCAACTCCGGCGGGCCACTCCTGAACAGCGCGGGCGAGGTGATCGGCATCAACACCCAGATTCTCTCGCCGGCCGGACAGGCCACCGGGGTGGGCCAGAGTGCGGGCGTGGGCTTTGCCATTCCCATCAATGCGGCCAAGAACCTGTTGCCGCGCCTGCAGGCGGCCGACGGCGGCGTGGTCACCCTGCCGCGCATCGGCATCGTGGTGGGGCTGCTGGTCCAGGGACCGCAGGGGGCGCTGCCGGTAGGTCTGGGCCTGCTCAGCAGCCAGGGCAAGCAGCAACTCAAGCTGCCCGACACCGGTCTAGTGGTGGGGCAGGTGCAGCCCGGCACGCCCGCCGCCCGGGCGGGACTGCGGGGCGGCACCAGCGAACAGCAGTTCCGGGGCGGCGTGGTCAGCCTGGGCGGCGACGTGATCACCTCCGCCGATGGCCAGCCGGTGGACGCCCTGGAAGACCTACAGGCCGCACTGATCAACAAGACCCAGGGCGACACCGTGACCCTCACCGTGGTGCGCGGCAGCCAGCAGCGCGAGGTCAAGGTCACGCTGGACGCGGCGGCCTTCGAGTAA
- a CDS encoding CCA tRNA nucleotidyltransferase → MTDLAPHLWSRLQAADREWLRSLARQAGPHARVALVGGAVRDAFLGQTPLDLDVVAEGANVEALARAAGLPVLFHPAFQNATVTLPDGRATDLVRARRETYPVAGRNPVPHPGTLEDDLWRRDFAANALALHIGPDGGVSLLDPVGGLEDLAARVLRPLHPHSLHEDASRLVRAARLAARLGFTADPELLRQVPDALAVAGDTPRLWAELKLLLSEARPGAAARTLERWGAGGVLPGVPWLEGLDRLQDNGQPVSPQLYAAAALHASADPAQLGARLGLGDRPAGLLARALSDTYFPDDTPERVLRGLLRPDAPVPLTGRDVLALGVPPGRAVGEALSHLARLRRDGQIRSREDEQEALQQYLEGKGTWGG, encoded by the coding sequence ATGACTGACCTCGCCCCCCACCTCTGGAGCCGGTTGCAGGCAGCAGACCGCGAGTGGCTGCGTTCCCTGGCGCGGCAGGCCGGACCTCATGCCCGCGTGGCGCTGGTGGGCGGCGCGGTGCGAGACGCGTTTCTGGGCCAGACCCCCCTGGATCTGGACGTGGTGGCCGAGGGCGCAAACGTGGAAGCCCTGGCCCGCGCCGCCGGGCTGCCGGTGCTGTTTCATCCGGCCTTCCAGAACGCCACCGTGACCCTGCCGGACGGCCGCGCCACCGATCTGGTGCGTGCCCGCCGTGAGACGTACCCGGTGGCGGGGCGCAATCCTGTGCCGCATCCTGGCACTCTGGAAGATGACCTGTGGCGGCGCGATTTTGCGGCCAACGCCCTGGCGCTGCACATCGGCCCGGACGGCGGGGTCTCGCTGCTGGACCCGGTGGGCGGGCTGGAGGACCTGGCAGCGCGGGTGCTGCGGCCCCTGCACCCGCACTCCCTGCACGAGGACGCCAGCCGGCTGGTGCGTGCAGCGCGGCTGGCGGCGCGGCTGGGCTTCACGGCGGACCCCGAACTGCTGCGGCAGGTGCCAGACGCCCTGGCCGTGGCCGGCGACACGCCCCGCCTGTGGGCCGAACTCAAGCTGCTGCTGTCCGAGGCCCGCCCCGGCGCGGCGGCACGCACGCTGGAGCGGTGGGGGGCGGGGGGGGTGCTGCCCGGCGTGCCGTGGCTGGAAGGGCTGGACAGGCTGCAGGACAACGGGCAACCCGTCTCGCCCCAGCTATACGCCGCCGCCGCCCTGCACGCCTCCGCCGATCCGGCGCAGCTGGGCGCCCGGCTGGGCCTGGGGGACCGCCCCGCCGGGCTGCTGGCCCGCGCCCTCTCGGACACGTATTTCCCGGACGACACGCCGGAGCGGGTGCTGCGCGGCCTGCTGCGCCCCGACGCCCCGGTGCCGCTGACCGGGCGCGACGTGCTGGCGCTGGGCGTGCCGCCGGGCCGCGCGGTGGGCGAGGCGCTCTCGCATCTGGCGCGGCTGCGCCGGGACGGTCAGATCCGCAGCCGGGAGGACGAGCAGGAGGCGCTGCAACAGTACCTGGAAGGAAAAGGTACCTGGGGCGGCTGA